Genomic window (Corvus cornix cornix isolate S_Up_H32 chromosome 4A, ASM73873v5, whole genome shotgun sequence):
AAGCAGAAACCCAGCTCTCCTCACAATAGGGACATATCAGGCACAGATGCTCTTGAGCTAGCAGCTAGAGTCCAGCGGGAGCTAGACAGCAGAGTCTAGTGGGAGGAGCCAAGGACCTGCATTCTACCTGATTTGAGGGGCTGCTGAGGGAATGTCAGAGCCCAAGGAGAGCTTGCAGAGCTCTCACCTCCAACTGGCCCCCAGCATCCTTAGATTGTGGGCAGGACTGAGACCACAGTTCTGCCTCAATGCTTGGACAGCTGGCACAGATCCTGCTGCACACCCATGGCTTCACTTTGCACTTGTTGCTCTCCTCATCTTTTATCCCACATCCCCCACATCCGGGGTGATTTCAGCTCGTGTGGTGCGACTTGCACCCCTGCAGCAGGCCTGGGATTCCCAAGAGCCTCACCAGGAGCACCAGCATGGCAGTGCTTCAGAAACTGGAAAAGCCAGCTTCCCAGTGCCAAGCCTGGGCAGGACAGGCAGACATGAAGCTGTCCCAAAGCAGGCAGCTTATTCCAGCCTCCACAGAGACGTGGGCAGACTTGGATGGGAGTTTTGGCTGAGGATCTTACCCCACAGGATAACCAGGTTTCCATTGGCAGTGGGATGTGTTCTGGCTCTGCCTGGCTAGTATGCACCCAACTTGTATTTTTGGCTGGGCTATGCCCTGCCTTAACATGCACAGGGAAAGGATCCCACAGGATCCCAACCCAATAGCAAGCAAGCCTCAGGAAGGCCCCAGGCCGGGGACAGAAGCAATGACAGGAGGAAACAAgatgggctggagctgcagcagccctgacCAGTTTTGGGGACCGAAGGGACCCAGATTTAAACCTCCACTGGACCTGTGAACAGAATTCTGCTCCTGGCTGTCCATGACCCAGGTCTTTCTGCTGGAGATGtagcagagctgcctgcatgCAGCCCAAGCCATGTGCCTGATCCTGCCCATGTGGCCCTTGGGCAGCAGGTTTAAATCCCCTCAgatgctggcactgctgtgtttcctcGGCCAGGGGTTCATCAGCTCCACCCGCAACAGCAGCACATGGGTGTGGAATTATCTGAAAGGATTTTCTTGAGTTAAACTTAGGAATTTGAAAGGTTTTTCCGGGAACCTGGTGGCTGGGGGAagctttcctctgctgcagtgctgagctctgctgagtTTACCTCAGTGGGGGCTTCACTTGAGCCAGAGCTCAGTGGCTCTGAAAAGCCCCCAAGAGTTGCTGAGGGCACGGGACTACTGCATGGTGGTGGCATGAGAGCAAAGGACTGCGCTGGAAACTCACAAAGGAGCAGAGTGATACAGTGAGTATCAAGTATATGAACATGGATCATGTGTCTGACACATGAAAAGTGGGTGGCTTTTCCAAGACTAGTTTATCAAGGAACAAAGCAAGCTGTGGGTGTGAGGAGTCTCATGCACTCCTTTCCTGACACATGGAAATTGACTACAAGCCAACTGACAGCCTGAGTGAGCCTGGCTGCATGGCAGGGGTCTCCTCAAGAACTGCAATGCCCTGAAGGCTGGTCCTTGATACACACAGAGTGCTCTTACCCTCAGCAGATGTTTGGTAAGCAGCTGGTATTGCCTATAACCCCATAGTACAGTGACTGTGACATGTGCCTTGGTAACTTTGACCCTGTCCTGGTCGCTGTGGCAGTCCCAGTGAGCCTCACCCTGAACTTGGTCAGTCATGCCTATATGACACCACATGAACACTGCTCCTGTGGTACCTCAGATAGTCAAAGTAGGGTTAGACTAGATACTAGAAAAATATCTTCCCTGTGAGCGTGGGGGggggggccctggcacaggcgcccagagaagctgtggctgcccctggatccctggaagtgtccaaggccaggttggacgggatttggagcaacctgggatagtggatGGTGTCCTtccccacggcagggggtggaacgggatgagcttaaggtcccttctcacccaaaccgttctgtgattctccaaGCGATCCGAATCCTCTGTTCCCGACACCGGGTCAAGGAAGGTGCACGGCCAGCACACCCTGTCCCCCAAACCAGAGCTCCCCAGCCCACTGGGAAAGGGCAGCCCCGAGGTCTGGGACCCACAGCCTCGGCTGCGGGCGGAGGCAGAGGACCCAGTGGACCCCAGAGCCGCTCCACCCGCCCCGAAGGACAGCAAGGCCGGCGCCGCTCCCCCGGCCACGCCGAGGCTCCCCACTCGACTGCCCGGCCGCCACGCCACCCCCTCCGGGCCCCACGGAACGGATTTAAACGGCACCCACGCCCACCAATCACTGCCCGCTCGGCCCGGCGCTCGCCCCGCCCCTGCCGCATGCCCGCCCTTCCATTGGCCGCCGGCGTTGAATTTTAAACGCTGCCGCCCTGCCCCTTAGCAACTGCATCCCTCTGCGCCCGCCGATTGGCCACCGCCTGGCACCGCCTCGCACTCTGATTGGACGAGGCTCGGCCAGTGCTGGCCGGCCGCTACCGAACTGCTACTTTCAAAAGCGCCGGGGCCGGAGGTGCGGGGACAGCGGCCGGGCATGGGTGAGTGGGGAGGGGACATCCCGGGCGTGGGGTGACTGGGGGGGACGACCTGGGGATGGGTGAGTGGGGTCtccgggggctgcgggggagTGGGCAGCGCTGGGACCCCTAGGCGGTGGCAGGCGTGGGGACCCTGGAGGGTGCAAGGGAGTGGGCGCCTCCAAGACCCCCGGCTCCCCTAGGGAACTCCGGGGGGTGCAGGGGAGAGGGTAACTTTGGGACTCCCCACTTCTCCAGGGGACCCTGAGGGTTGTAGGGGAGTGGAGATCTCCAAGACCACGAGCTCTGCGAGGAAGTGCAAGCCCTTGCATCCTTCTCTGGGATGTAGGAATCTGGGAGTTGCCTGTCCCACCTCGCCCAGCAGAGTGCTTTTGGTGGCGGTCTTTGGGGTCCATGTCCCTTCCTCCCTGGACTCCTAGCCAGACTTGTCCCTTGCCTGGGCTTGTCTTGGGGCACTACCCTCCTGCCGTGCTCAGGGAAGGGGTCAGTCCCCCTGTTCCGCCCCAAGATGGGCGAGTGTCCCTGGAGgcaggccagcagcagcccccatCACATCCTGCTTTGCCCCCAGCTTGCTCGCAGAGACCAAGGGAGAGGATGCCGTTGCCACGCAATGCCAAGATGCTGACTACCAAGCAGTCCCGAGCAGGCAAGGTAGGCCCTGCTACAGAGAATGTCGACCCCGAGAAGGTGAGCACCAAGCCAGGCGAGGGCTGTAGGGGCACTTCTGTGGGGCAGCTGACCACTATCTTCTAACAGCCTCTCTTGCAGGAGGAGAGCTGTCATGCCAAGAGGTCTTCGTCCTCACCCCAGGGTGGGCCCAAGAAGAGATCAGCATTTGGGGACATCACCAATGTGAGTGCTTCTGTGAGGGTGGGAGTTCTGGTGCCCACTGTGAGCCCCCCATGGTGGGGGGGGCATGCCCCATGCCCATTAGGAAGAGGAGAGGTCTTCCTGCAGGGCATACCTTGTTTTCCACTGTGCAGCCCCTATATCCCCCTGTTCTGACCCAAACAGGCTCACAAGAACCAGGTGGTGGCAGGGAAAAAGGAGGCTGTGAAAGTTGCTCCACCCAAGGCACAGAAGGCACATAATGCCTTGGGGGTGGCCAAGAACAACGAGATCAACCTAAAAAAGTGAGTAGCTGGAGGCAGGGGTTTGCTGCAAACTTGTCCCATGGGGACAAGTAGTGGGAGTTCCCTTGGGTGATGGAGACCCTGCCAGATGCAGGGGAGAAATAGTATATCTACTACAAATGGCatcaggttgtgccaggggaggattaggttggatattaggcAAAACCTTCCCCAAAAGGgatgtccagccctggcacaggctgcccaggacagtTGTAGAGTTACCTTCCATGGAAGGATTTAAAAGTCATGTGGATGTGGctcctggggacatggtttagtggtgggcatggcagtgctgggggaactgTTGTTCTCAATATCTTTAAcggtctttcccaaccttagtgattctaAGAGTCTGTGGGTATATTTTAGGTGTGGTTTGGCCCCTTCCTGAAGCAGCAAGAGTCTCTGGAAGGCCCCTTTCAGCCAAGAAATTTGGCCAATGATTTATGCTCTTGTCCTTCCCAGGTCAATGAAGAAAACTCCCCCAACAGCTCCTGCAGACCCCAAAGTGAATCCTGTGCCAGAGAAGCTGGTGTCTGTGCAGGAACTGAAGCCTCCTGAGGAGAGGGTAGGGaccctgggctgcagcattGCCCCAGGCCCATCACAGCACTGGTCTGTGGCTGCCACTGGTGGTACTGAGGCACCAGGCAGTGCTCTGGACCTTGGAGAGACTTTGGCCAGCGTGATGGaaagctggggagggggggtaAAGCACACCACCATCTTCCTTCAAGAATCCTCCCATGGGAAAGAGTGGGGCAGGGACTGCAGGGTGATGAGGGCAGGTAGGAAAAGGGGGGTGCAGAGGGGCAGCAGCCTTGCCCCAACAAGGTGACCAGCACCCACAGGGCCTCCCCCTTATTGCTGCCTCTTCCGTTCCAGCAGGTACCAGCAGTGGAGGACATTgacaaggagcagctgggtgACCCCTATGCCAATGCAGAGTATGCCAAGGAGATCTTTGAGTACATGCGGGAAAGAGAGGTGCGTGATGCCTGTCCAGGGGGTGACAGTCCTGTCTGGGGAAGGAGTAACTGCAGGCAGGGCCACTGACTGCCCAGAGGCTCTGACCACCTGGCAGGGGCCTGCACGGGGTGGAAAGGGGCTTGTTCTGAGGGTGGGGATGTTTGCCCTGTCCCTGACAGCTGGCTCTTTGGCAGGAAAAATTCATGCTTCCTGACTACATGGAGAAGCAGACAGACATCAGTGGGGATATGCGTGCTATCCTTGTGGACTGGATGGTGGAGGTGCAGGTGAGAGGGCAcagctttctgcagagcagcccccaTGCTGCCTTTGGCACGTGTGACCTCAGTGTGCTGGCAGAGGCTCCTGCAAGCAttcccagtgcagagctgaTCCTCCCCCTGTGTGGGCTAGGGATGAGCCTATATCCCTCCCTCTGAGCCTGGCCTATGGGCACCCCTGGCCTCTGTGAGAGCTgggtggggctgggcaggcCTAACTTCTGTCTGACACTCTGTTATGACCCCCGCTCTCATTCTTGCAGGAGAACTTTGAGCTGAACCATGAGACACTGTACCTGGCTGTGAAGCTGGTGGACCACTACCTGGTGGAGGTGGTGAGCATgagggagaagctgcagctcatTGGCTCCACTGCCATCCTCATTGCCTCCAAATTTGAGGTGACTCTTTGTGTgctgtcctggggtgcaggggcagaggggctgtgccTCTCTTGCCCCTGTGGGGTTTTGGAGAAGGCCAGGCcactgctgagagctgctgagaTGGCATGTCTGTCATGTTCCTCCTTCCTGTCCCAAGGGCTGCGAATCCAGTCATGGTGGGCTGAATCCTGTCTCCTGGTGTCACTGGAGTACCaccttttctctgctctgcagagaccATCAGGATACCTTAGTTCACCTCATGCAGGCATGGAGTTAAagccaagggctgcaggagTGCGGACATCACACAAGTCCCACAGGGTGGTGTTAACAGTCCTTGCTGAGTCTGGCAGCACATGAACACTTACAGGGCCTGTGGGATGGGTAGGATCTCCTGAGTGGGGCCAGGGTGAACCCCCACAGGGGTGCTGAGCAGTTGTGCCCCCGCAGGAGCGGTGTCCACCATGTGTGGATGACTTCCTCTATATCTGCGATGACGCCTACAAGCGGGAGGAGCTTATTGCTATGGAGATGAGCATCCTCAGCACCCTCAAGTTCGATATCAACATCCCCATCCCCTACCGCTTCCTGCGGCGCTTTGCCAAGGTGAGTGCATTTGGAGGGTGGGCTGGTGTCCAGGTGTCTCCAGGCACCCCTTCTGTTGGCTCCATGGGATGGTGACTTGCATTGCTGGAGCTTCAGGCTCCCAGTTGGCAGCAAGGAAACTGTCCAGGTCCCCTCAAAAGGGTTGAGGGTGGTGGTTTGTGATAGGCTGGGTGCGTGGGATCTCTGTCTTATGCCCCAGAGGCAGCCTTCTAGATCCCAAaaaggctgggaaggggagcagcATTGCTCAAAAGTCtgagcctttccctgcccatTGGCTGTAGTGTGCCCGTGCCACCATGGAGACACTGACACTGGCCCGCTTCCTCTGCGAGATGACCCTGCAGGAGTACGACTATGCCCGCGAGAGCCCCTCGaagctggctgccagctgcctgctgctggcacttACCATGAAAAACCTTGGGGGCTGGGTGAGTACCTGCCTaattccctgtccctgctgaggCACCCTGGGAGGCATGGCAGTGGTGTGGGAGGCAATGGACCAGTGAGTGGGGTGATGCTCTAGGGCTATGATCAGATTTGGATGCTGGACAGGGAAGATGATGGCTGTCCTGTCATTGAGAGGACACAGCTTAGCCCCGCTGTCCCCTTGCAGACCCCTACACTGGAGTACTACAGTGGGTACAGTGCCCAGGACCTGCACCCCCTGGTGAAGAGGCTGAATTTCCTCCTCACATACCAGCCCCACGACAAGCTGAATGCTGTGCGCAGCAAGTACTCGCACAGGTGAGTGTCACGGGGCTCTGTCTCAGGCTTGTCCCTGCCGCAAGGGGTGACACCACCAGCATGCACCCTGGGGTTCTGTAGGGATCTGGGAGCCCTGGAGGATGGGTGTCAGGGCTGTGGTTGAGCCCTAAGCCAACATGTTCCTTCCAGGGTCTTCTTTGAGGTTGCCAAAGTCACCCCCATGGACATGCTCAAGCTCGAGGAGGCACTCACTAGCTGCTAGCCCTACTCTGTAAATAAGCCTGTAAATAACGGGGCGCCCTCAAGCAGGGTGGTACCATGTACataaataatagtaattttaactgaggagggggggaaaaaaaagtcatgtgtAACTGttaataaaatgtgtttgtcATACATGCTGGCACTGTAGACTGTGAGCCTCAGTACTGTACTTCCCCTCGCTGCGATGAGACAGAGGGTGAGAGCAAGGTGATGGGTTGCATGATGGGGAGCAGGAAGCTCAGGTGTGAAGACTGGAAAGGTATTGCCAATGCCCTCCCCCCCACCCTCACCTTCCCCTTAGTAATGACACTatgtgagcagcagcaatgagTATCTTCTCTCCAAATATTTACACAGCTTAAATACCCATGTGGGGAAGGGGAAACTTTGCTTTGGCTCCAGCTTGAGCACACAGAGGGTGGCCCCAGCTCCTATAGTGACCCTGACAGGGCTAGACCCGTGGTCAGACCATATCACCTATGGGGTTAGACCTCTGTTTCAGTGTCTACAGCCCCACAGGCTGGGGGAGAAGCAgtggctccagggacactggggacagACAGATAAAGCAAGGCAagcggggggaggggggggctcCATACATATAGGGCAGGGACCTGTTCCCCTACCCAACCCCTGTTCCCTGGGGGCAGCACCCACCcagtgcctgggctgggctgctgccctgctgccagcctaGGGCACGTTGCTGAGCTCCTTAATGGCCTGTAGGATCCTCTTCATGTGGCCCACTTTGGTAATCCCCAGGTCCtgcaggaaagagagaggaggtGATGCACTTGCAGGCGGCAGCCCTAGGCTCCTGCTAGTGGACAAGCCACAGGGTGGAGGATgaggctcagcccagctccccatGCTCTCCCTTGCTGGAGCATAGCACTTGCTTGAAGCCCTCTGTCCTTTTGCAAACACATCTCCATGCCTGAATGCAGGTGAGGATAGGGTTCTGTTGATACTGCTGTATGTGTATGGAGCTTTGCAAGCTGGAGGACCAAGGCCACCCCCCTCCCTTGCCTCCCAGCCCCTGTGCACAAGCTGCACAAGCTCAACCCTGCAGACCCAGGTATAGGGCCAACCTGCCACCAGGAGGGAtagggagaggaggggagggatggaggacACTAtgctccctggggctgggggtccctGAGGAGGCACAAGGGGGTTGTACCTTCAGGTCTCTCCTCTCCAGCAAAATCAACTCTGAGCCCTGGATGTCATGCCGGATGAAAATTTCTCTGTATTCCCCTAAACCGAGTGCTTCCAGCCAAGCTGCCACCTCCTCGGAGCCCCACTTGTCTGCtagcagggaggaaaagcacaGTGGTGGACTGCTGGGGCCTGTGGAGGCAGTgggatgcaggcagggcaggcagcagtgaTGGCAGCCTGTGGTCAGCAGCCAGCAtccccctcccacccctggctccagcagggccagagGCCAAAGCCTGCTCAGGCTGTAGAGGTCTCTCCTCTCCTTGGCTTACTTATGCAATACCTGAGCTGCTTCCCCTCAACCAGACCCTCAGTCATGGACAAGGGACTTACCCAAAAAGCTGAGCTGTACCACAGCCCCCTTCTCCCCCTTGCCAAGGAGTTATGGGGTTGGGGAGCTCTGCACGTCTGATATCAGAAAAAGTAAGCTGTAAGGGGCTCTTGGTGACAAAGGCAGCCAGGCGCTGCCCTGTTCCCCCTTCCTGAGGATCCTTCCCCAGCATGCCCAGGACAGGAGACTGAGGGATAGGTCAGCACAGGGGAGTCCTTTCTAGGACGGACTGCACCACCTGTTTCTCCCTGGCACACTGCTCACTTTACCTGGGAGTGCACTGTTtgtcttctgcttctgcagcttgtCCTTCTCCTTTCTGGGCTTGGGGATGTTGAGACGAAGCTTAAAGCTGCCCTTGTTGGCACTGCCGGCACCTTCCTGTGAAGAAACCAGGCTTGGTGGGGTGCTACAGCTCCCTGAGGCCAGACTGTGGGCTATGCCACACCCCAGTCCCTGTGCACCCACCTCCTCAGCAGGGTGGGCAATAGGGCCCAGCCAGTGGATGTCCAGCAGCCGCTGCAACTCCTGGCCCAGCACACTCAGGGGGCCGTGAagtgcctcctcctcctgcgGCGAGTCCAGCTGTGGGGGACAGGGATCATACccaaccctgctgccacccccagACGTACCAGCCCTGGGGGACTTTTGGTGCTCTCCAGCCCCCCACTCACCGCCTTCCCTTCCAGGAATGCCCTGGTCTCAGCCCACAGCTCCTTGATGCTCAGCACGACCTCCACAGCCACATTCCTGCTGAGAAACTGGGGTACAGAGGGGTACCTTGAGCGGCAGGGCCCCAGGGGACCTGGGTAAAGGCTGCCTTACACTTCCACCCCTAGCTCACCTCTGAGGTGCCAGCAGCTTTGTGGGAGAGGGCTTCACTCAGTGCCAGGGAGCTGGCATTGACTGCATGcgccagctcctgctccacgGCTTTGTGGGCCTTGGCTGCCTCATGGATCCTGCAggtgccaggggctggaggTCAGGGCtcccctgggctgggcaggcacCTTTGCAtggccacagcacagctcttccttccctgtgcccacCACATTCCCCTTTTCGCAGTCTGACCTGGCAATGAGGGTCTCAGCGACCCGTGAGACCTGCTGCAAGaggctgctctcctcctccGTCAGATACTCCATGgactgctgggagctgagccgTGGCCGTGTGGCTGCTCGGTAGCTCTCCCCTCTTTGCTTGTCCTCCCAAGACTTGAGGGTGCTTTCAAATGCCTGCAGGGGACAGACATGGCCCCTCTGAGATGGTCACACCTCCCCATGTCCCAGCATGGTCCTGCTGAGCACCCCAAGCTCACCCGGTCCCTTGTCAGCATCTGGGCTCTGTTCTTGTGCTGGATTTTGATGATGCCGGGTGGCTGGATCCAGGCCTCTCCATCCACCTGCACTGGGACACCCTCGTCCCCCCGGATAGTGATCTTCACCATGCGGCACTGTGGGGCAGACAGCCCAGGGGTGGCATCAACGGCTGCCAGGCTGAGCGCAGCTGCACTGCCTCAGGCTCCACTGCTGCCCCAAAAGCTTTCTGGCACCACTTGTAGTCCTGCAGGGTGCCTTGTCACTACCTGTGCGATGCGATGGTGCTGGAGGTTGATGACCCGTGACACGGCCATCTGGATGCTGCCAAAGACTGCCACCACCTCCAGCTTCTTGTCATCAAAGGATGGAGCCCCAAAGTTCTGTAGAGGACCACTACATATGAGACTTCCAAAATCAGTTCATTTTGGGACCCAGCTTTTCCCCCATGTGTGCCCAAGGCAGGGACTCCCCAGCCCTAGGGTTTCTTAGGACTGGGGAAAGGACGTCATGCCACCCAACTCATCACATGGTACTGGCACTCACATTGTCCTCCTTGGTGCCTCCCCAGAAGTTGATGCCGCCAGCATAGCTGGGGATGTTGAGGACAGCAATGCCCTGCAGGCTGGGCAGTGAGATGGGCACCCCGTCACACTGCAAGAGAGGGCTGAGCCTAGGGGGCTGCTGTACTACTGCCcctcccaccctgtccctgttCTCCCAGCCCTGTACCTCCAGCTGTACCCGCTGCTCCAGGTTCTTGTAGGTGCGCTGCAGGAGCTCCTTCGTGCCTAGCACCCCATACCACATCATGTTCTTGGTGCGGCTGCTGTGGGGCAAAGTGGAACAGATGAGGGGCTGTGGGCTCCCCACTGCCTGTCACAGGCTCCGCACCCTTCCCAGGGCACTGGGCTGAACAGTCCTGGACTGTTGGCCCCACCTTAGTTTCCCCaattcctgctgcctcccaggaAAGCCAAGGTGCAGCATGTTGCACCCAGATTTCAACCCTTCCATGCCAGCATAGCAATGTCCCTCTATCCAGGTGCAGAGCAAGTAACTCTCACCAAGCCCTCATGTCTTCACCCTTCTGGGGTGTTTGCAGCCTGCCACCAAGGGGTGCTCATCCCAGTACTGGGTATAGGTACAAaatctgctgcaggaaggatCCCCAGCACAGTAGCACCAAGTCACCCCCTTGGCATCTTAATGGTCCCTCCTGGGGCAGGCATTGGAGAGCCAGGGCTACATGTTTTTCCTGGGGGAAACCTGTGGGGTTCCAGCAAACCTGCACTTCTTGGGGTGCTCATCGCGTTTGTTGTTGAACTCCAGGGAGATCTTTGCATCCAGGCCGATGCCAAAGTAGTTATTCATGACACATTTCTCCAAGAAGTGGCTGAAAGCAGCAAACAGGGAAAGCAGGTTGAGTAGTAGCTGCACATCGGTGACTCTGGGTTGGCACTAGAGGATGGGGTGTAACACCCACTGGAGCAGAACAGCTGGCACTAGGAAGCCTGACCAAAGCTAGCAGGGATGGCTGCATTTCCCTCAGCTGCCATGGCAGGACAcccatggcacagccaggaccTGCCTGCACTGGGCAGGCGGGAGCCCCAAGCTCCAAGCATCAGCCAGAGATCCCACACAGGCAGGCTCCCCCAGCATGGGCACTGCTTGGTCAGGGAGGGCCCGGTACCAGGGATGCCACACtggtgggcaggggctgccacagcagcctccTCAAAGGGGCAGTGtggcaccagctctgctcctgctctctgatGGGCAACAAGAGTGAGCCATGGTCTCCGGGGCAGGCAGAACACTTGACTCACAGGGTGCTGGGGTCTTCAGGGAATTGCAAGCTGCCAAAGGTGTCTGGCCGGTCCAGGATGATGGAGGAAGATGCAGAGGTCACCGTCACCCGCCGGGAGCCTGGCCAGGGTGGACAGAGAGGTAGCTGCCACGTGGGTCCTCACCCGGAGCCCATCCCATGACTCACGCCCATGCCCCCACAAAAAGCCATGTGCCCTGCTGGCATCTTACCgagcttctcctcctccttgttGAGCTCCTCCGAGCTGTCCTTGCTGGGGCCCACACTGCCCTGATAGGCTTGTGTCTGCTTGTTCTGCTCATCCACAGCTGGATCCAAAGAGGGGCATGACAGGGAGTCTGGGCAGCCCTGTGGCCCCTCCTCAGGTCAGCCCTGTGGGCTTGTGCCAGGAAGGACCCAGGCTGGGGCCACTGCTGCCATCCCAAGGAGCCCAGGGGAGAACAAAGGCACGGGTCCAGCACCAACCCACTGTGGCTtcacagcccctgccaggctgctgttgcagcagcagcatcagggaAGCTGCCAGCTCCCACCACCCCCTCACCTTTCTCTGTCTGCTCAATGATTTGCCGCAGGGCTTTCTTCAGGCTGTTTGCCCGCAGCATGAGCTGCTCCTTGGATTTGAAGATGCGAGGCATGGGGCTGGGGTTGAAGCTGCCACCTTTCTCCTGGTCCTTGACATCAGCATGAGTGGCCTGTGCCATTTCTTCAGGGACCATGATGGCCTGAGCCTCCTCATTCAGCTCCCGCACCAGCGAGTCCAGCTTCTCATTCAGCATGGCGCACTGTGGGACACCTACCCCACTCAGCACCTGGCACAAGCTGCTGCCCCCCACCAGTGCTGGGCACTTCCCTGGACACTATGAGTGCCTGGATACTCCCAAGCACCTGGACACCCCATGCCTGGGCACCCCAAGCATGGCACACCCCAATACATGCACAGCAAGAGCATAGGCCCACGGAGCAGACCCTCCCCAGCTCAGGGGCTGTGCCACCAGCTTGACTCAGCCCTCCAGCTCCCCTGCAACACACCTTCCGTGCCATcagctcagcctcctgcttGTTCTCCGTTGCCCTCTTGTAAGCCCGCCCAACTTCGGTCACAAAGTCATTGACAGTGCCACAGAGGAACCTGCCAAGGGAAGTGGCTGGAGGTCAAGAGGGGCATGGCCAGCGAGGCACAGATGCCAGCCAGGGGGACTGCTGGGATAACACCCCCTGCTCCAGAGGGCCAGCACCAGGGTTATctgccaggcaccagcacagtTGGCAGCTGACAGCCTGGTCGAGAGGGGTGCAGTGCCCCTGGGGACATGCCCCAGCCCAGCAAGAGGGCTCTGGCACTCCAATCGACAGCCCCCTCCTTACTTGGCAGAGGAGATCACCACTGAGTGCTTGTCCGACTCCAGGATCTTGGCCAGGTGGAAAGCAACAGAGTCAGCGTAATGGGAGATCTGGGCCTGGGGGGCACAGGTGGAGACAGTTGGAGCCCTGCCACCCTGCCATGTGCCCCACTCAGGCATGGAGCTTTGCCGAGCCAGCCTTGGACTGGCGATGACCAGCCCTTATTCAGCCCACTCCCCACTGCTGAGGGCAGCCATGCCCATACTGCTGGGTAGAGGGGAGGTCAGTCACAGcaggagggaaactgaggcaaggGGCTGAAGGGAAGCACACAGAAGAGTCCAAAACAGCTGGCCAGTGGCAGGCTAGCTCTACCTcacctgctgcctgctcccaaCTGCACATACCAGGCTGAGACCTGCCAGGCTCATTTCATTGCACGCAGCTGACTGCCAGCCCCTTTGTACCCCAgtccccagggacccccagcaTGACCTCTTCCTGGGCCATCCCTCCCTGTGTGCCCCTGAATTGGCTAATAGCTTGAACAGGAACCTCTCCTTTAGCCTGCCCTGCCCATCTCAAGCCCTCAAATGCCAACAGTTCCCACCTGGATGTTGGAGTccccattttcctcctccttcaggGCTGAGGGGGACTGCTTGGGAGCCTCATAGGTCAGCACACTCCACCTGCCAAGGAGAAACCATGGCTGCTTGCCATCTTCT
Coding sequences:
- the CCNB3 gene encoding G2/mitotic-specific cyclin-B3 isoform X3 translates to MACSQRPRERMPLPRNAKMLTTKQSRAGKVGPATENVDPEKEESCHAKRSSSSPQGGPKKRSAFGDITNAHKNQVVAGKKEAVKVAPPKAQKAHNALGVAKNNEINLKKSMKKTPPTAPADPKVNPVPEKLVSVQELKPPEERQVPAVEDIDKEQLGDPYANAEYAKEIFEYMREREEKFMLPDYMEKQTDISGDMRAILVDWMVEVQENFELNHETLYLAVKLVDHYLVEVVSMREKLQLIGSTAILIASKFEERCPPCVDDFLYICDDAYKREELIAMEMSILSTLKFDINIPIPYRFLRRFAKCARATMETLTLARFLCEMTLQEYDYARESPSKLAASCLLLALTMKNLGGWTPTLEYYSGYSAQDLHPLVKRLNFLLTYQPHDKLNAVRSKYSHRVFFEVAKVTPMDMLKLEEALTSC
- the CCNB3 gene encoding G2/mitotic-specific cyclin-B3 isoform X1, with the protein product MACSQRPRERMPLPRNAKMLTTKQSRAGKVGPATENVDPEKPLLQEESCHAKRSSSSPQGGPKKRSAFGDITNAHKNQVVAGKKEAVKVAPPKAQKAHNALGVAKNNEINLKKSMKKTPPTAPADPKVNPVPEKLVSVQELKPPEERQVPAVEDIDKEQLGDPYANAEYAKEIFEYMREREEKFMLPDYMEKQTDISGDMRAILVDWMVEVQENFELNHETLYLAVKLVDHYLVEVVSMREKLQLIGSTAILIASKFEERCPPCVDDFLYICDDAYKREELIAMEMSILSTLKFDINIPIPYRFLRRFAKCARATMETLTLARFLCEMTLQEYDYARESPSKLAASCLLLALTMKNLGGWTPTLEYYSGYSAQDLHPLVKRLNFLLTYQPHDKLNAVRSKYSHRVFFEVAKVTPMDMLKLEEALTSC
- the CCNB3 gene encoding G2/mitotic-specific cyclin-B3 isoform X2, producing MACSQRPRERMPLPRNAKMLTTKQSRAGKVGPATENVDPEKPLLQEESCHAKRSSSSPQGGPKKRSAFGDITNAHKNQVVAGKKEAVKVAPPKAQKAHNALGVAKNNEINLKKSMKKTPPTAPADPKVNPVPEKLVSVQELKPPEERVPAVEDIDKEQLGDPYANAEYAKEIFEYMREREEKFMLPDYMEKQTDISGDMRAILVDWMVEVQENFELNHETLYLAVKLVDHYLVEVVSMREKLQLIGSTAILIASKFEERCPPCVDDFLYICDDAYKREELIAMEMSILSTLKFDINIPIPYRFLRRFAKCARATMETLTLARFLCEMTLQEYDYARESPSKLAASCLLLALTMKNLGGWTPTLEYYSGYSAQDLHPLVKRLNFLLTYQPHDKLNAVRSKYSHRVFFEVAKVTPMDMLKLEEALTSC